The proteins below come from a single Zea mays cultivar B73 chromosome 8, Zm-B73-REFERENCE-NAM-5.0, whole genome shotgun sequence genomic window:
- the LOC101027156 gene encoding 40S ribosomal protein S23, whose protein sequence is MGKTRGMGAGRKLKTHRRNQRWADKAYKKSHLGNEWKKPFAGSSHAKGIVLEKIGIEAKQPNSAIRKCARVQLVKNGKKIAAFVPNDGCLNYIEENDEVLIAGFGRKGHAVGDIPGVRFKVVKVSGVSLLALFKEKKEKPRS, encoded by the exons GAAGACACGTGGTATGGGAGCTGGGCGCAAGCTCAAGACCCACCGCAGGAACCAGAGGTGGGCTGACAAAGCATACAAGAAGAGCCACTTGGGCAATGAGTGGAAAAAACCTTTTGCTGGATCATCTCACGCCAAGGGCATCGTTCTGGAGAAGAT TGGTATTGAGGCCAAGCAGCCAAATTCGGCCATCCGTAAGTGTGCCCGTGTTCAGCTGGTGAAGAATGGAAAGAAGATTGCTGCCTTTGTGCCGAATGATGGTTGCCTAAACTACATCGAGGAGAAT GATGAGGTGTTGATTGCTGGATTTGGTCGTAAGGGTCATGCTGTGGGAGACATTCCTGGTGTCAGGTTCAAGGTTGTTAAGGTGTCTGGTGTGTCGCTGCTTGCACTcttcaaggagaagaaggagaagccaAGGTCTTAG
- the LOC103635777 gene encoding probable DNA helicase MCM8, giving the protein MYADTMKGHQPKGDKGNRDDYTFSFRRLADVWPTYFPEEAEVGLSESDQKVRLTTALADFFSTPEMAEVLRSRVEDDGNDILCLPIDFQQLQELRMFIEDKLNESPKEALLCMGVAAHLALCSDKDNKRNKINIRLYNTGAAIALKKLKAAFIKKLVTVRGTVLKVSTVKPLVLWLKFRCMKCRKEIPRVFCDGKFSPPMSCTIQGCKSRSFIPDRSSAQLMDFQKIRIQELASADNHEEGRVPRTVECELTEDLVDCCIPGEIVTVTAIVKVLNNHMDVGGGKSRISSQGLYYLYLEAVSVRKLKSHAVSDKEIQASGICHSQSSTVNDDFAVKYKEKYGTDVFRRILQSFCPSIYGHELVKAGITLALFGGVQKNSMDQNMVPVRGDIHVIVVGDPGLGKSQLLQAAAAVSPRGIYVCGNTTTKAGLTVAVVKDSMTNDYAFEAGAMVLADRGICCIDEFDKMFTEHQALLEAMEQQCVSIAKAGLVASLSARTSVLAAANPIGGHYDRAKTVNENLKMSAALLSRFDLVFILLDKPDESLDKRVSDHIIALHTNDVDNFRPNKRTRTGSHFDGDPGLGVGGNSVASRLRLHPEKDKDFTPLSGQLLRKYISYSREHVFPRMSKAAAAILKEFYLKLRNRSASADGTPITARQLESLVRLAEARARVDLRDEVTEEDAQDVVDIMKESLYDKYVDEHGFVDFTRSGGMSQPKQAKKFLNALNKESELQQKDCFSRTELYTIADKISLQVPDLDTLVEKMNIAGYLIQKRSGMYQLVTAPY; this is encoded by the exons GTTGAAGATGATGGCAACGACATCTTGTGTCTTCCAATTGATTTCCAGCAGCTTCAGGAGTTACGCATGTTTATTGAAGATAAACTCAATGAGTCCCCAAAAGAAGCCTTGCTTTGCATGGGAGTTGCAGCTCATCTG GCTCTGTGCTCGGACAAGGACAACAAAAGGAACAAGATAAATATCAGGCTTTACAACACGGGAGCAGCTATTGCATTAAAGAAACTAAAAGCAGCCTTTATTA AGAAACTTGTCACAGTGCGTGGTACTGTGCTCAAAGTCAGCACTGTAAAACCTCTTGTTTTGTGGTTGAAATTCCGATGCATGAAGTGCCGTAAAGAAATACCCCGTGTGTTTTGTGATGGAAAATTTTCTCCTCCAATGTCCTGTACCATCCAGGGATGCAAGAGCAGAAGCTTTATCCCAGATAGATCTAGTGCACAGCTGATGGATTTTCAAAAAATAAG AATACAGGAGCTTGCAAGCGCTGACAACCATGAAGAAGGCCGAGTGCCACGCACAGTGGAGTGTGAGCTTACAGAAGATCTCGTTGATTGTTGCATCCCTGGAGAAATTGTAACGGTAACTGCAATTGTGAAAGTGCTCAACAACCATATGGATGTTGGTGGAG GGAAGTCCAGAATCAGCAGTCAAGGTTTATACTACCTGTATCTGGAGGCAGTTTCAGTGAGAAAGTTGAAGTCCCATGCTGTTTCTGACAAAGAAATTCAAGCTAGTGGAATTTGTCATTCTCAGTCTTCTACTGTAAATGATGATTTTGCTGTCAAATATAAAGAAAAATATGGCACCGATGTTTTTCGCAGAATACTTCAATCCTTTTGTCCCTCTATCTATGGGCATGAACTTGTAAAAG CTGGTATCACACTTGCTCTTTTTGGCGGTGTGCAGAAGAACTCAATGGATCAAAACATGGTCCCTGTTCGAGGAGATATTCATGTTATTGTAGTTG GTGATCCAGGGCTAGGCAAAAGCCAACTCCTCCAAGCTGCAGCAGCTGTTTCCCCACGAGGAATATATGTATGTGGGAATACGACAACAAAGGCTGGCCTAACTGTTGCTGTGGTTAAAGATTCTATGACAAATGATTATGCATTTGAGGCTG GTGCCATGGTCCTTGCTGATCGTGGAATATGCTGTATTGATGAGTTTGATAAAATGTTTACAGAGCATCAG GCTTTACTTGAAGCCATGGAGCAGCAATGTGTTTCTATTGCAAAGGCTGGTCTTGTAGCAAGTTTGTCAGCTCGAACTTCAGTGTTGGCAGCTGCAAATCCTATTGGTGGCCATTATGA CCGAGCAAAAACAGTGAACGAGAATCTAAAAATGAGTGCTGCCCTCCTTTCTCGATTTGACTTGGTGTTTATTCTACTTGACAAGCCAGATGAGTCACTAGATAAAAGAGTGTCAGACCATATAATAGCT CTCCATACCAATGATGTTGATAATTTCAGACCCAACAAGAGGACCAGAACAG GGTCACATTTTGATGGTGATCCGGGGCTTGGAGTTGGTGGAAATTCAGTAGCTTCAAGGCTGAGGCTACACCCAGAGAAAGACAAGGACTTCACTCCATTATCTGGGCAACTTCTTCGCAAATATATATCTTATTCAAGAGAACATGTCTTCCCCAG AATGTCAAAGGCAGCAGCTGCAATTTTGAAAGAATTTTATTTGAAGCTGAGAAACCGCAGTGCTTCTGCTGATGGTACACCCATCACAGCCAGGCAGTTAGAAAGCCTAGTCAGATTAGCCGAAGCTCGTGCTCGCGTGGATCTAAGAGATGAAGTGACTGAAGAAGATGCTCAG GATGTTGTCGATATCATGAAAGAATCTCTGTATGACAAATATGTTGATGAACATGGTTTTGTTGATTTTACTCGGAGCGGTGGAATGAGCCAACCGAAGCAGGCAAAGAAGTTTCTGAATGCATTAAACAAGGAATCTGAGTTGCAGCAAAAGGACTGCTTCTCGAGAACT GAACTTTACACCATAGCTGATAAGATCAGCTTGCAAGTTCCAGACTTGGACACTCTTGTAGAAAAGATGAACATTGCCGGTTACCTTATTCAAAAAAGATCAGGGATGTATCAG CTGGTGACTGCGCCATATTAA